A single window of Sinorhizobium sp. RAC02 DNA harbors:
- a CDS encoding LysR family transcriptional regulator encodes MDVDDLNLFVRIAQLHSISAAARDLGLTPAGASARLAALEKKLSARLLHRTTRQATLTEDGIAFLPHAEHVVHAAESARAALGREQAAPRGTLRVAAPASFARMHIVPGLPDFCSQYPDLALDLRISDSIVDLVEGAFDVAVRYTEPSDSSFVARRLAPDNRVLVASPDYLEQRGHPETPDDLSKHACLVVGTLDLWTFRGNAAEVIERRVTPSLRINDGSAVRDAASAGLGIALMATWCASDELRSGTLVPVLPEYPLISTQTLWALYPSSRELAPKVRVFIDWLIHRFGHQPYWDRGLERILSNRR; translated from the coding sequence ATGGACGTGGACGATTTAAATCTCTTTGTGCGCATCGCCCAGTTGCACAGCATCAGCGCGGCAGCACGCGACCTGGGTCTCACGCCAGCGGGAGCGAGTGCACGGCTGGCCGCGCTTGAGAAAAAGCTCAGTGCTAGGCTTCTCCATCGCACGACCCGACAAGCGACGTTGACCGAGGACGGTATCGCCTTCCTGCCACATGCAGAACATGTCGTGCATGCGGCAGAATCTGCACGGGCGGCTCTTGGGCGAGAGCAAGCTGCGCCTCGCGGCACGTTGCGCGTAGCGGCCCCCGCCTCGTTCGCGCGGATGCATATTGTGCCGGGTCTGCCTGACTTCTGCAGCCAATATCCCGACTTGGCGCTTGATTTGCGCATCTCGGACAGCATCGTTGACCTGGTCGAAGGCGCTTTTGATGTCGCCGTCCGTTATACCGAGCCAAGCGACTCGTCCTTCGTCGCGCGGCGGCTGGCCCCCGACAATCGCGTGCTGGTTGCGTCGCCCGACTATCTTGAGCAACGTGGCCACCCCGAGACGCCTGATGATCTATCGAAACATGCCTGCCTCGTCGTCGGCACGCTGGATCTCTGGACGTTCCGAGGGAACGCTGCGGAGGTGATCGAGCGACGTGTTACTCCGAGCCTGCGCATCAATGACGGCAGCGCGGTGCGCGACGCAGCTTCTGCCGGGCTTGGCATCGCTCTGATGGCAACGTGGTGCGCATCGGACGAGTTGCGATCTGGCACCCTCGTGCCAGTGCTTCCCGAATACCCGCTGATCTCAACGCAGACGCTTTGGGCGCTGTATCCAAGCTCTCGCGAACTGGCACCGAAAGTGAGAGTGTTCATCGACTGGCTCATCCATCGGTTTGGTCATCAACCGTACTGGGATCGTGGGCTGGAGAGGATCCTTAGTAACCGTCGATGA
- a CDS encoding DoxX family protein, translating to MNQQLQPTRLFFPAFASVYSSLDQIVETILRFTAGVLLVTHGYGKITDPFSTADLVESIGFYPGFFWSPLLAATEFFGGILIAIGLLTRPASFAAMFVLLVTVYFHGVVKAEGLAGSEKSLLWTAIFLFFSVRGGNRHSVDARLARTF from the coding sequence ATGAACCAGCAGCTTCAGCCTACCCGCCTGTTCTTTCCAGCGTTCGCATCCGTTTATTCTTCGCTTGATCAAATTGTGGAAACCATTTTGCGCTTCACTGCAGGGGTTCTGCTCGTAACGCATGGTTACGGTAAGATCACAGACCCGTTCAGCACGGCAGACCTGGTTGAAAGTATCGGATTTTACCCAGGTTTCTTCTGGTCGCCACTGCTCGCTGCGACCGAGTTCTTTGGCGGTATTCTTATCGCGATTGGTCTGCTGACACGGCCGGCGTCGTTCGCGGCGATGTTCGTCCTCCTCGTGACCGTCTATTTCCATGGGGTCGTTAAGGCAGAAGGGCTTGCCGGCTCAGAGAAGTCACTTCTTTGGACAGCGATTTTCCTCTTCTTTAGCGTGCGGGGTGGGAACAGGCATTCTGTGGATGCCCGCCTTGCTCGTACGTTCTGA
- a CDS encoding ester cyclase, with translation MPDKHIRKFFTSYIDVLNTHDFQRLGEFMHDELLVNGQRVTLSQMITELEGHIDAVPDLVWQVEEIAVEGNQVAARLLNRGTPVKEWLGSLPNGSRVEFAEHLFHKVLDGRFFEQNFLLDAWSVQKQLASLAGKNPSSEGQS, from the coding sequence ATGCCCGATAAACACATACGAAAATTTTTCACAAGCTATATTGATGTTCTAAACACACACGATTTTCAAAGGCTTGGCGAGTTCATGCATGATGAGCTTCTCGTGAATGGGCAAAGGGTGACCCTGAGTCAGATGATCACTGAACTCGAGGGACACATCGACGCGGTTCCGGATCTAGTCTGGCAGGTTGAAGAGATCGCTGTCGAAGGTAATCAGGTTGCCGCCCGGCTGCTCAACAGGGGAACCCCCGTGAAGGAGTGGCTTGGCTCTCTGCCAAATGGCTCGCGCGTTGAGTTCGCGGAGCACCTGTTTCACAAAGTTCTCGATGGCCGTTTCTTCGAGCAGAACTTCCTGCTCGATGCATGGTCGGTGCAAAAGCAGCTTGCTTCACTCGCCGGGAAAAACCCGTCGAGCGAGGGCCAAAGCTAA
- a CDS encoding glutathione S-transferase family protein, which yields MPTLYYAPNACSLAPHIVLEWIGAPYEAVRVQYGSEELLSINPAGAVPTFREDDGWLLTQAGAILDYLANKHPEAGLSGGESVRAQAEARRWSAFFTSDVHASFWPIFVPKRYSTDVSKKALSSVIEAGQELVSKQFQILDRHLDGREFILGDRRSIIDAYSFPMIRWAVKLLPSGLMEYPNVQALHDRIFGDPAVQKILAREAASAPATRIKEFRPAV from the coding sequence ATGCCTACACTTTACTACGCACCCAACGCTTGTTCGCTGGCTCCACATATCGTCCTTGAATGGATTGGTGCACCTTATGAGGCAGTAAGGGTCCAATACGGCTCCGAAGAGCTGCTCTCGATCAACCCAGCGGGAGCTGTACCCACATTTCGTGAGGATGACGGTTGGCTCCTGACGCAGGCGGGGGCGATACTGGATTATCTGGCAAACAAGCATCCCGAGGCCGGGCTAAGTGGCGGAGAAAGTGTGCGCGCTCAAGCTGAAGCGCGTCGTTGGTCTGCCTTTTTTACATCGGACGTCCACGCTTCATTCTGGCCAATCTTTGTTCCCAAGCGGTACTCGACCGACGTCAGCAAGAAGGCTCTATCGTCCGTGATCGAGGCCGGGCAGGAACTGGTGTCGAAACAGTTTCAGATACTCGATCGCCATCTTGACGGACGCGAATTCATTCTCGGTGATAGGCGCTCGATCATCGATGCCTACTCATTTCCGATGATCCGTTGGGCGGTGAAACTCTTGCCGAGTGGCCTGATGGAGTATCCTAATGTGCAGGCGTTGCATGACAGGATATTCGGCGATCCGGCGGTTCAGAAAATCCTCGCACGAGAAGCAGCTTCAGCACCGGCAACACGTATCAAAGAATTCCGCCCGGCTGTGTAA
- a CDS encoding LysR family transcriptional regulator has translation MEVEDMRTFVEVADAGGVTPAARRLGISKSMVSRQLRRLEAELGAQLLARTTRGASLTEAGAIFRDHAARVCAEVDAAHETITPGGELRGLLRVAAPLSFGPTHFTPVIVEMARRHPHLKIHIDFSDDTVDLVAGGFDCAIRLGYVKDKNLASVKVGPLSGMVVASPDYIKENGAPETLNDLATRHQALMQGDEAWLLMDGNDVVAVQPAGRFKADNGISLVAAAVAGLGVAILPTGLIREHLQTGALMPVMTRHPVPSAGIFIVCRHGRHASRKVRVLTEMLIQCFDCAPVSGH, from the coding sequence TTGGAAGTGGAGGATATGCGGACATTCGTGGAGGTAGCGGATGCCGGTGGAGTAACCCCAGCAGCGAGGCGGCTGGGCATTTCCAAATCGATGGTGAGCCGGCAACTTCGTCGACTTGAAGCCGAGTTGGGTGCGCAATTACTCGCACGGACGACGCGCGGCGCTTCGCTCACTGAAGCGGGCGCAATATTTCGCGACCATGCAGCGAGAGTGTGCGCCGAAGTGGACGCCGCACACGAAACCATCACTCCGGGAGGCGAGTTGCGCGGCCTGCTTAGGGTCGCAGCTCCACTTTCCTTTGGCCCAACCCATTTTACGCCAGTTATCGTCGAGATGGCGCGCCGCCATCCGCATCTTAAAATTCACATCGACTTCAGTGACGACACCGTGGATCTGGTGGCAGGCGGGTTCGATTGCGCCATCCGCCTCGGTTACGTCAAGGACAAGAACCTAGCGTCTGTGAAGGTGGGGCCACTTTCAGGAATGGTCGTTGCCAGTCCTGACTATATCAAGGAAAATGGAGCACCCGAAACGCTGAACGACCTGGCTACGCGTCATCAGGCACTCATGCAGGGTGACGAAGCCTGGCTGCTCATGGATGGAAACGACGTCGTTGCCGTTCAACCTGCCGGGAGATTTAAGGCCGACAACGGCATCTCTCTCGTTGCGGCCGCCGTAGCGGGGCTCGGGGTGGCTATCCTTCCCACCGGTCTCATTCGTGAGCATCTTCAAACTGGCGCTCTTATGCCTGTCATGACGCGCCACCCGGTCCCTTCGGCGGGCATATTCATTGTATGCCGTCATGGACGCCATGCCTCAAGAAAGGTTCGGGTGCTAACTGAAATGCTCATTCAGTGTTTTGATTGCGCCCCTGTCTCGGGACACTGA